Proteins encoded by one window of Juglans regia cultivar Chandler chromosome 15, Walnut 2.0, whole genome shotgun sequence:
- the LOC108993026 gene encoding homeobox-leucine zipper protein HDG11-like yields the protein MEYGGGEGGEDRDASSDPQGRKKRYHRHTAHQIQRLEAMFKECPHPDEKQRSLLSRELGLAPRQIKFWFQNRRTQMKAQHERADNCDLRAENDKIRCENIAIREALRNVICPSCGGPPVNEDSYFDEQKLRIENAHLKEELDRVSSIAAKYIGRPISQLPPVQPIHVSSLDLSMGSFEGQGVGGPSLDIDLLPGSSSTVPSLPFQPRLSDMDRSLMTDIAARAMEELLRLVQTNEPLWMKSATDGRDVLNLETYERIFPRANTNLKNPHSRIEATRDSGLVIMNGLALVDMFMDSHKWVELFPAIVSLGKTIEVISSGMLGSHSGSLQLMYEDLQVLSPLVSTREFYFLRYCQQIEQGLWAIVDVSYDFPREKQFSPQCRRLPSGCLIQGMPNGYSKVTWVEHVEIEDKTPTHRLYRDVVHGGLAFGAERWLAILCRMCERFACLMVTGTSTTRDLGGVIPSTDGKRSMMKLAQRMVNNFCASISTSNSHRWTTLSGMNEDGVRVSVHRSTDPGQPNGVILSAATTIWLPVSPQNVFNFFKDERTRAQWDVLSNGNGVQEVAHIANGSHPGNCISVLRAFNTSQNNMLILQESCIDSSGALVVYCPVDLPAINIAMSGEDPSYIPLLPSGFAISPDGRPDLLPADGASTSSSSQHGGTMMSRFGGSLITVAFQILVSSLPSAKLNLESVTTVNNLIGSTVQQIKAALNCPGS from the exons ATGGAGTACGGCGGTGGAGAAGGCGGAGAAGACCGCGATGCCTCCTCCGACCCTCAGGGGAGGAAGAAGCGATACCATCGTCACACAGCGCACCAGATTCAGAGGCTCGAAGC CATGTTCAAGGAGTGCCCTCACCCGGATGAGAAGCAGAGGTCGCTGTTAAGTCGGGAGTTGGGATTGGCTCCTCGCCAGATCAAATTTTGGTTCCAAAACCGGAGGACCCAGATGAAG GCCCAACACGAAAGAGCTGATAACTGTGATCTCCGAGCAGAGAACGACAAGATCCGTTGCGAGAACATAGCAATCCGAGAGGCACTCAGAAATGTCATCTGTCCGTCTTGCGGGGGCCCTCCAGTCAACGAAGATTCCTATTTCGATGAGCAAAAACTTCGAATAGAGAATGCCCATTTGAAAGAAGAG CTTGATAGAGTATCTAGCATTGCAGCCAAGTACATTGGGAGGCCAATTTCTCAACTCCCACCAGTGCAGCCAATTCATGTTTCTTCACTTGATTTGTCAATGGGAAGTTTTGAAGGCCAAGGGGTTGGTGGTCCTTCCCTTGATATCGATCTTCTTCCCGGAAGTTCCTCGACAGTACCAAGTTTGCCTTTCCAGCCACGCCTTTCGGACATGGACAGGTCTCTCATGACAGATATTGCTGCTCGTGCCATGGAAGAATTGTTAAGACTTGTGCAGACTAACGAACCCTTGTGGATGAAATCAGCAACTGATGGGAGGGATGTTCTTAATCTTGAAACCTATGAAAGGATTTTTCCAAGGGCTAATACTAACTTAAAAAACCCCCATTCGAGGATCGAGGCAACTAGAGATTCTGGACTTGTGATCATGAATGGTTTAGCATTGGTTGATATGTTTATGGACTCA CACAAGTGGGTGGAGCTATTTCCCGCAATAGTCTCACTGGGAAAGACAATTGAAGTAATATCATCTGGAATGTTGGGTAGTCATAGTGGCTCTTTGCAACTG ATGTACGAAGATTTGCAGGTGCTTTCACCACTAGTATCTACTCGTGAGTTCTATTTCCTCCGTTATTGTCAGCAAATTGAACAAGGGTTGTGGGCAATTGTAGATGTTTCTTATGATTTCCCCCGTGAGAAGCAATTTTCTCCTCAATGTCGCCGGCTTCCCTCCGGATGCTTGATTCAAGGCATGCCTAATGGGTACTCCAAG GTTACTTGGGTGGAGCATGTGGAAATTGAAGACAAAACCCCAACTCATCGGCTTTATAGAGATGTTGTTCACGGTGGGTTGGCATTTGGAGCAGAAAGATGGCTTGCTATTCTTTGCAGGATGTGTGAAAGATTTGCTTGTCTTATGGTGACAGGCACTTCAACTACACGGGATCTTGGGGGAG TGATTCCGTCAACTGATGGTAAGAGAAGCATGATGAAACTTGCCCAAAGAATGGTCAACAATTTCTGTGCAAGCATTAGCACTTCTAACAGCCACCGGTGGACAACTCTTTCTGGGATGAATGAGGATGGAGTTCGAGTGAGTGTCCATAGGAGCACTGATCCTGGCCAACCCAATGGAGTGATTCTCAGTGCGGCTACTACAATTTGGCTTCCAGTTTCACCACAAAATGTCTTCAATTTCTTCAAGGATGAAAGAACCCGAGCCCAG TGGGATGTTCTCTCCAATGGCAATGGCGTGCAAGAGGTTGCCCATATAGCAAATGGGTCCCATCCAGGGAACTGTATATCTGTGCTTCGA GCTTTCAACACTAGCCAAAACAACATGTTGATACTTCAAGAGAGCTGCATAGACTCGTCAGGTGCATTAGTGGTGTACTGCCCAGTTGATCTTCCTGCAATAAACATAGCAATGAGCGGCGAAGATCCATCCTACATTCCTCTTCTACCATCAGGGTTCGCCATTTCACCTGACGGCCGTCCCGACCTGCTACCGGCAGACGGCGCATCGACAAGTTCCAGCTCACAACACGGCGGGACCATGATGAGTCGGTTTGGGGGTTCACTGATTACAGTGGCGTTTCAAATACTAGTGAGCAGCCTGCCTTCTGCTAAGCTGAACCTGGAGTCGGTGACTACTGTTAATAACCTTATCGGATCCACTGTCCAGCAAATAAAGGCTGCCTTGAATTGTCCTGGTTCCTGA
- the LOC108993068 gene encoding uncharacterized protein LOC108993068, which produces MKSGVDDHVLILRLGLFGSCYLFVSLRDLGFRKPKFTWWNGREGAGPISERLDRYMGNSSFCCLFPHAMVLNGTVAYLDHLPVVFDSLYSRPRPLVRRPFRFEAMWVGEERCELIIDQVWNNMRTSLGMEEVLHLIKGCGEELASWNKVSFGQVRRKLNEARNELARLQIIHSSHLDTGGLGRARKEVQMWLEREEIMWRQ; this is translated from the coding sequence ATGAAAAGCGGGGTGGACGACCACGTTCTGATACTCAGATTGGGGCTTTTCGGGAGTTGTTATCTGTTTGTGAGTTTACGTGATTTGGGATTTCGAAAGCCAAAATTTACTTGGTGGAATGGAAGGGAAGGCGCTGGGCCTATTTCGGAGCGTCTTGACAGATATATGGGGAATTCTTCTTTCTGTTGCTTATTTCCGCATGCGATGGTTTTAAATGGAACTGTGGCATACTTAGATCATTTGCCTGTTGTGTTTGATTCTTTATACAGTAGGCCTAGGCCACTTGTCAGGCGGCCTTTTCGTTTTGAAGCCATGTGGGTGGGTGAGGAGAGATGCGAACTAATTATTGACCAAGTTTGGAATAACATGCGTACTAGTCTTGGGATGGAGGAGGTTCTTCATCTTATTAAGGGTTGTGGAGAAGAGTTGGCTAGCTGGAACAAAGTCTCCTTTGGTCAGGTTCGAAGGAAATTAAATGAAGCCCGTAATGAGCTTGCGAGGTTGCAGATTATTCACTCTAGTCATTTAGATACTGGTGGGCTTGGTCGGGCTAGAAAGGAAGTTCAGATGTGGCTTGAAAGAGAAGAGATTATGTGGCGTCAATGA